One window of Sporomusa sphaeroides DSM 2875 genomic DNA carries:
- a CDS encoding ParA family protein: protein MAKVYTFGNRKGGVAKTTTTAALSYLLSLRGYRVLATEVDSQGHLAEMLTLKSSKDFAGMTVFEAIQAGNVKPYVHNVTEGLDLLPANNSLAQLQDWLYKKGNLPRNVRPQEALKRALAPVQEEYDYILIDTPPALNDELINALTAATHIIGCTETSKPSMTGLINFFEIVKEVKESVNPDLRLCGVLATMLDARRTDAQTVLLRLEMDYDNLLFKTIIKRGAAIGRLYMLGFDETKNHELHAALKQFIPLVKEVLERE from the coding sequence ATGGCTAAAGTATATACTTTTGGAAATCGCAAAGGTGGTGTTGCTAAAACTACTACAACGGCAGCTTTATCTTATTTATTATCTCTGCGGGGATATCGTGTGTTAGCTACTGAAGTAGATAGTCAGGGACATTTGGCCGAAATGCTTACTTTGAAATCAAGTAAAGATTTTGCTGGTATGACGGTGTTTGAAGCAATCCAGGCAGGCAATGTAAAACCGTATGTTCACAATGTAACTGAAGGTCTCGACTTATTGCCTGCTAATAACTCGCTTGCGCAGCTGCAGGACTGGCTTTATAAAAAGGGTAATTTGCCCAGAAACGTGAGGCCGCAGGAAGCACTTAAAAGAGCTTTGGCACCTGTTCAGGAGGAATATGATTATATTCTGATTGATACGCCGCCTGCTTTGAATGATGAATTGATTAATGCTTTGACTGCAGCAACGCATATTATTGGGTGCACTGAGACTTCTAAGCCATCTATGACCGGCTTAATTAATTTTTTTGAAATCGTAAAGGAAGTTAAGGAAAGTGTTAATCCAGATTTGAGATTATGCGGCGTTTTAGCTACCATGCTGGACGCTAGGCGCACTGACGCACAGACTGTTTTATTGCGGTTGGAAATGGATTATGATAATTTGCTTTTTAAGACGATAATAAAACGCGGTGCAGCGATAGGCCGTTTGTACATGTTGGGTTTTGATGAAACAAAAAACCATGAATTGCATGCCGCGTTAAAGCAATTTATACCACTTGTTAAGGAGGTTTTGGAACGTGAGTAA
- a CDS encoding lytic transglycosylase domain-containing protein encodes MICLVCLFCWGSICFADENEQEDSEVYRYYVVIYNDVLRANPQHGAVWADWSARAIIYFCQKWQVSPLLAAANFHIESNYTMESISKTGARGVAQLMPGTAKMLGITNIDDPMQNIEGGIMYLAQQLDTFRQYGDMRTTYAIAAYNAGPQAIKDYRGLPPYRETINHVERVRVVLERLVLEYNGI; translated from the coding sequence ATGATTTGTTTAGTTTGCTTGTTTTGTTGGGGGAGTATCTGCTTCGCAGATGAGAATGAACAAGAAGATTCAGAAGTTTACCGTTACTATGTTGTAATTTATAATGATGTGCTACGGGCGAACCCACAACATGGAGCTGTTTGGGCAGATTGGTCGGCCAGGGCGATTATATATTTTTGTCAAAAATGGCAGGTAAGTCCCTTGTTAGCTGCCGCGAATTTTCATATTGAAAGCAATTATACGATGGAATCTATATCTAAGACCGGTGCGCGTGGTGTTGCACAGCTTATGCCGGGTACGGCAAAAATGTTAGGGATAACGAATATTGACGATCCGATGCAAAATATTGAGGGTGGAATTATGTATTTGGCGCAGCAATTGGACACTTTTAGGCAGTATGGAGATATGCGTACTACTTATGCGATTGCAGCTTATAACGCTGGGCCGCAGGCGATAAAGGACTATCGCGGCTTACCACCTTACAGAGAAACGATAAATCACGTTGAGCGAGTCAGGGTGGTATTAGAACGGTTAGTTTTAGAGTATAACGGAATATAA
- a CDS encoding DnaJ domain-containing protein, translated as MYFQDIHTIDELKKAYRKLAFKHHPDRGGDTEIMKAVNAEYEQLFKKLNVTDEATGKAKFNMNDGFREMIDKIINLDGLEIEICGLWIWVSGNTKGHKEALKEAGFFWASKKKMWYWRPEEGKVRYSTGITDMDYIRNMYGSEAIKTVIKKEKEKEGQLPRRGTA; from the coding sequence ATGTACTTTCAAGATATTCACACTATCGACGAATTAAAAAAGGCTTATCGAAAATTAGCCTTTAAACATCATCCAGACCGTGGCGGCGATACTGAGATAATGAAGGCTGTAAATGCCGAGTATGAGCAGCTTTTTAAAAAGCTGAATGTGACTGATGAAGCCACCGGCAAAGCAAAATTCAATATGAATGACGGTTTCCGCGAAATGATTGATAAAATTATCAACTTGGACGGCCTGGAAATTGAAATCTGCGGCCTGTGGATATGGGTAAGCGGTAACACTAAAGGACATAAAGAAGCTTTGAAGGAAGCCGGTTTCTTTTGGGCAAGCAAGAAAAAAATGTGGTACTGGCGGCCAGAGGAAGGAAAGGTAAGATACAGCACCGGCATAACCGATATGGATTACATACGCAATATGTACGGTTCAGAAGCCATAAAGACAGTCATCAAAAAGGAAAAGGAAAAAGAGGGGCAGCTGCCTAGGAGGGGGACAGCGTAG
- a CDS encoding type II toxin-antitoxin system RelE/ParE family toxin, with the protein MQKAVNKAFEVLSADPYHGIRIKPLSGELQGYYRYRINDYRLIYRVDDSIVTIYAVGFGPRGDIYK; encoded by the coding sequence ATCCAAAAAGCGGTTAACAAAGCGTTTGAAGTTTTAAGTGCAGACCCTTACCATGGTATTAGAATAAAGCCGCTCAGTGGGGAGTTACAGGGATATTATAGGTATCGTATTAATGATTATCGGCTAATTTATCGGGTTGATGATAGTATAGTGACAATTTATGCTGTGGGTTTTGGGCCGCGTGGAGACATTTATAAATAG
- a CDS encoding DUF6573 family protein: MWETVASFYGREDAIQDGVLVDVTKTAREAGFKFPVAVTQALWNNYIIPHSTMNGQSEQERLWDVLYVAAQYAKYSKDDSMFFGIDFLMGTVIEQVDLKLLIFLGDRREPVITIMLQQED, translated from the coding sequence ATGTGGGAAACTGTGGCTTCGTTTTATGGTAGAGAGGATGCCATACAAGACGGTGTACTTGTTGATGTAACTAAAACTGCTAGGGAAGCTGGTTTTAAATTCCCGGTAGCGGTTACTCAGGCACTGTGGAACAATTATATTATTCCACATTCGACAATGAACGGACAATCAGAGCAGGAAAGGTTATGGGACGTTTTATATGTGGCTGCTCAATATGCAAAATATTCGAAAGATGATTCAATGTTTTTTGGAATTGATTTTCTTATGGGTACAGTTATAGAACAAGTTGATTTAAAGTTGCTGATTTTTCTGGGGGATAGAAGGGAGCCAGTTATTACGATCATGCTTCAACAGGAAGATTAA
- a CDS encoding acyltransferase has product MLKRIIEFILNFIAASPLLGRRGRYLLYRLCGCNIKTKRISPECIITSNRISIGKHTYINYRCIFDNEDHIEIGEHCFLAQEVLLAGATHPITNRTYCRAGKAYGLPIRIGNGCWIGARVTVLAGVTIGEGTVIAAGSLVNKDCEPNSLYAGVPAKKIKDLPLNGREVTS; this is encoded by the coding sequence ATGTTAAAACGCATAATTGAATTTATTTTAAATTTTATAGCCGCATCGCCATTGCTTGGCCGTCGAGGCCGATATTTACTTTATCGACTTTGCGGTTGCAATATAAAGACAAAAAGGATTAGTCCAGAATGCATTATTACTAGCAATAGGATTAGCATTGGGAAACATACTTATATTAATTATCGTTGCATCTTCGATAATGAAGATCACATTGAAATTGGGGAGCATTGCTTTCTTGCCCAAGAAGTTCTACTTGCCGGGGCTACCCACCCAATAACAAATCGTACTTATTGTAGAGCTGGTAAAGCTTATGGACTTCCGATAAGAATAGGCAATGGTTGTTGGATAGGAGCAAGAGTAACCGTTTTGGCCGGTGTAACAATTGGGGAAGGAACTGTTATAGCGGCAGGCTCATTAGTAAATAAAGATTGTGAGCCAAATAGTCTTTATGCAGGAGTTCCGGCAAAAAAAATAAAAGATTTGCCTTTAAATGGTCGGGAGGTTACTTCATGA
- a CDS encoding IS110 family transposase has protein sequence MKCNQNQRILQVSEAVLIVGIDVASEIHYARAFDNRGLEQAKVFHFTNDLEGFKAFTKWAEAIRLKAGKEGVIVGLEPTGHYWFNLAQYSKGHRMKIVLVNPFAVKRSKELDDNNPTKNDRKDPKTIALLVKDGRYMEPYIPEGVYAELRTAMNTRWQIVKSLNGIKNQINRWLRIYFPEFLRVFADWEGVAAQVILHEIPTPAQIIEKGVEGIVARWKQDKIRAVGKKRAQNLVEAAQSSTGISDGHMAATMELSILLEDYARKSKQYETVMELVEKLVEQIPSVDKLLKIKGLGLVTIAGFLAEVGDISRFSHPKQIQKFAGLNLKENSSGKHRGKMTISKRGRKRLRAILFRAMLPLVAKNAEFRTIHGYYTTRKNNPLKKIQSLILLCCKLIRVIYAVLTKGIGYEAEKLLCDMKKAELLAV, from the coding sequence ATGAAGTGTAACCAAAATCAAAGAATTTTGCAAGTATCAGAAGCAGTACTGATTGTCGGAATAGATGTGGCCAGTGAAATACATTACGCCCGTGCGTTCGATAATCGCGGACTTGAACAAGCCAAGGTATTCCACTTTACCAATGACTTAGAAGGATTTAAAGCCTTTACGAAATGGGCTGAAGCAATCCGATTAAAGGCTGGTAAAGAGGGAGTCATCGTTGGACTGGAACCTACTGGGCACTATTGGTTTAACCTTGCTCAATATAGTAAGGGTCATCGCATGAAGATTGTGCTGGTGAACCCGTTTGCAGTGAAACGGAGTAAGGAACTGGACGACAATAATCCAACCAAGAATGACCGGAAAGACCCCAAAACGATAGCATTGTTAGTCAAGGATGGCCGATACATGGAACCGTATATCCCCGAAGGGGTATATGCTGAGCTGCGAACAGCGATGAATACGCGCTGGCAGATAGTGAAGAGCCTCAACGGAATCAAAAATCAAATTAACCGATGGCTGAGAATCTACTTTCCAGAGTTTTTACGAGTATTCGCTGACTGGGAAGGCGTGGCAGCGCAAGTCATATTGCATGAGATCCCAACACCGGCGCAGATCATTGAAAAAGGTGTCGAAGGAATAGTGGCACGATGGAAGCAAGATAAGATTCGTGCAGTCGGCAAAAAACGTGCCCAAAACCTTGTAGAAGCGGCGCAAAGCAGCACAGGAATAAGCGATGGACACATGGCTGCAACTATGGAACTTAGTATTCTCCTTGAGGATTATGCCAGAAAGAGCAAGCAATATGAAACGGTCATGGAATTGGTAGAAAAGCTGGTTGAGCAAATACCAAGCGTTGATAAGTTACTAAAGATCAAAGGTCTAGGCTTGGTAACCATAGCAGGTTTTCTTGCTGAAGTTGGCGATATCAGCCGATTCTCCCATCCGAAGCAGATACAAAAGTTTGCAGGGCTAAACCTCAAGGAAAACAGCTCGGGCAAGCACAGAGGTAAGATGACCATTAGCAAAAGAGGGCGAAAGCGACTGCGCGCCATACTGTTTCGAGCCATGCTGCCATTAGTAGCTAAAAATGCTGAATTTCGAACTATACATGGTTACTATACAACTCGTAAAAATAACCCGTTGAAGAAGATACAATCGCTAATATTGCTGTGCTGTAAACTGATCCGAGTTATCTATGCTGTACTAACGAAGGGAATTGGGTATGAAGCCGAAAAGCTGCTTTGCGATATGAAAAAAGCAGAACTACTAGCAGTCTAA
- a CDS encoding SprT-like domain-containing protein — MYSTIQKKEPTHEQYTKYQELYNYFNQQLFNSKLPCIILNFSRKANVAGFFAPNRWISLQGKNKTHEISINPTYIASVEFIEVCQTLVHEQAHLWQMVFGKPSRSGYHNKEWANKMENIGLMPSSTGQEGGKKVGQKMSDYVIKGGKFEKAFVDLPKDLTLPWISNEFDSVVSNDEDGSDPKPPKIKSKIKYSCPGCTLNVWGKPNIKVYCKSCESYLEPIE; from the coding sequence ATGTATAGTACGATACAGAAAAAAGAGCCAACTCATGAGCAATATACTAAATATCAGGAATTATATAACTATTTTAATCAGCAACTTTTTAATAGTAAATTACCATGTATAATATTAAATTTCTCACGAAAGGCAAATGTCGCTGGCTTTTTTGCACCAAATCGTTGGATATCGTTGCAGGGCAAAAATAAAACTCATGAGATAAGTATTAATCCTACATATATAGCAAGTGTTGAATTTATTGAAGTTTGCCAGACTCTTGTTCATGAACAAGCTCATTTATGGCAAATGGTATTTGGTAAGCCGTCCAGAAGTGGATATCACAACAAAGAATGGGCTAATAAGATGGAGAACATTGGCTTAATGCCAAGTAGTACTGGACAAGAGGGAGGTAAAAAAGTAGGGCAAAAAATGTCTGATTATGTAATTAAAGGCGGTAAGTTCGAAAAGGCTTTCGTTGATCTGCCAAAAGATTTAACATTACCATGGATATCAAATGAGTTTGATAGTGTTGTTAGTAACGACGAGGACGGGAGTGATCCAAAGCCACCTAAGATAAAGAGCAAAATAAAATATTCTTGTCCTGGCTGCACTCTCAATGTATGGGGGAAACCCAACATAAAAGTTTATTGTAAAAGTTGTGAAAGTTATTTAGAGCCTATTGAATAA